In Euphorbia lathyris chromosome 2, ddEupLath1.1, whole genome shotgun sequence, the sequence AGCCCTGTTTTTTGACAAGCTTATGAAATTCTTACTGCTCATTCTCATTTATGTTCAGATTCAATCCGTTTTGATAGTTCTATGTTTTGGTGCTATAACACCATCATGATGGCCAATAGTCAGTTTAGCCGGTCTTAATTATAAATTTCGATAATAAATTACGAATGAAGAAAATTCATGGAGTCAATTGGCAGtggctaataaattattttaaataaatttgggAGGTTGACGTACATTTTGCACATTCAagatatcaattatttttttcagCCTCAGGAGGTTGGCATACATTTTGCAAATTCAAGGTATCAATTAGTTTCAATTAATTTTTAGCCATGTGTGTTCACTTGAACCCTGAATTTTGGCTGAAAGAATTATTTTTTTCAGCCTCAGGAGGTTGGCATACATTTTGCAAATTCAAGGTATCAATTAGTTTCAATTAATTTTTAGTCATGTGTGTTCACTTGAACCCTGAATTTTGGCTGAAAGAATTTTGGTCAATTCAGCGTTAGAGCACTGtcatgaatttggtcattcagatCTAGGTGAACGTTAAAACATTGATGTGTTCTGAAATCGCTGGTGTATTAAGCAcatattaaaaagtataaatttatCCTCTCTCATGGTATGTAAAATGCAAACTAATTCACCTAAAAAGCAAAAAACTTTTAGATGCTTTGTTGCATTTAGCAACATGAATGCTAGACAACCAACGAAACAGATTAATGTCAATTAATAAAATGATTCATTCAGCAGGCACAATATATTTCTTACGAACTAAAATACAATATTgcgttaaaaaatgtaatgaTTTTACATCTAAATGTGCCAAAATAGTGTTGAATTAATGTAAGCGAACAACCAAAGTATTTATGAATATAAGTTAAAACCTGGCCATCTGAATCCTCCCCCCTCCAACTCCAGACATGGTAGCGCTTTGTTTCTTACGAAAATACACAGCTGAGCCACTTATGAGAAACAAACACAAGATAATCCCCTGTTCAAAATGGATCACAAACAAACATGAAGGCAAAAATTTAGCTAATATGATATATGGTGTCTGCAACTGTTTAACTATATTTGCACTTTGCAGTGTTGAGATTTAAGAATTTCTGACCTATTACTTGCATCATAATGCCATACATTAATAAAGAGGATGTTCATAGACAGACATTTATCCAAACTTGCTTTTCCTTTTAGCTGTTCTCAGTTTACTACTACTACTCTGTACATAACGTATGATGTCCAAAATAAGTTCTCTTTCATGTTTTTGGAAAACCTTTTCTttgaggaaaagaaaaagtGTAACCTCTTTTTGTCATATAatagaaatttttaaaaaaaaaaggtaaaacagTTGACCTAATAATGTTTTAACATCATGCATTTTCAATGCCAGAATACTTAGAAGAAACAGGCATAACTGCGTCATAATTTTGTTATATAGGTCGAATGCTTAAGACTGTATCACAAGTTTTCAAAAGGCAAATTGTCCTCTCCATAACAATATACAAAGATGCAAAGGATGTCCATAGACCTATTAGAAATGAACTTCCATAGATTTTCAAACCTCACAAAGTGTATTACGAAGTTCAATCACTATCAGTATacgagcatctccaagagactcttagttctctctctaaaaataatataaatacataactcttagtgatttaagagtgactaataCATATCCACTCTAACAATACTCCTCAtatcactccttatttattattttatcattaaaattattaattattgttatatttaccaatagtgagaggagagaggagagagacttttcaataataaattattaataaaaaatgaaataaagagGCACTCTtagaggctctctattaatagagaggatggaaagactcttagtgatttgaagagccactaagaggcagttggagatgctctaaggaaTTAAAGAGTATAAAATACTCGATAGTTTTTTATTGGAATCCTAATCTGCATATTATTTTTGAGATCAAAGATAAGAATAAACCCCTAGTAAACATTACAGTAAACATAGTCAAACTTCAATTTAGAAATTCAATATCAAAATACAGGAGATTAGCTAGATCATTTATCTTCGATTTTCTATGTAcgcaaatatgtatatttacagGAGATCGTTGAAGATTTTGACACTACTCATAAACACCATTTGGTTTATCTACAGAAAAGAACAtaatatttttgcaccttaatttaaatttatgacTTCACCTCCGGAAATAGGCAATCAGATAACACAAAGAACAGGGGCGAAAAAAAATTAAGACATACCTCAAATCCAATCACTGACAACTTCTCTTCATTAACCGGTGGTATACAGCTTCTATATGTAATATAACCCTGTGATCCATTCTCTAATGTGGATGAACCATCTAGTAAACTTCTATACATGTTTGAAGAAGCCTCATGCAGCTTTACAAAtggattttctttttcattgGTGTACTCTATAGCAGATCGACTAGTTTGAGATTTCTTCTCAATTCCCTTCTTTGAACCATCTTTAACTTCAACGCATTTTAAAGGGATGCGATAACCAGTCTCACTGCAACGATATTTTTCATCATTCTGCAAACGAAAAAGGAAGTTGAGAGGCAACTAAGTGCACAGGAAAAGCATACTCACCAGGTAGAATGTAGATTCTCGAAAACTATTCAATGCAAGTATTATGATTGGGTAGTTAGTATTAGGAATAGCACGCATAAGTCTCAAATGTCACATAAAGTGTGCATTAGACGTGAAATATAAAATCAAAGCACATTTGTGGTGTTTCATGAACTATTAGAAGTGAATAATTAAATACGATCAAACTACTCAATTAGAATCAAAATATGGAAGTCTTGGCTCTTATTCTAAAAAAGGTTAGTTCTGTGAAACAACACATTTAAGATGCACACATATCATACTTCCATTTTCATACAGTTAAGGCCATAAAATTCTTTTCCATCCCAGAAACACACACCTACTTTCCGTTTGAGTTGTTCCTTTGCCATTTTATATGCTCTGAACCTTTTTTTATTCTTTGAGAATAACACGTGAGGAAGtaaatgggttttttttttaattagcatGTTTAGTTTTGAGTTCCACAATCATGTGTTGAAATATCCGGACAATTCATAAAAACCATGAGGTATGTTACTGCTAAACAATTTTATTGCCTATCTAACTTTATCTTTCAGCAATATATATAGGTAATTGTGCAGATTAAATTTAACTTATGAGGTCTCATTATCATGAGCATCCAAGTGAGCTTAATATTGTGGATGCACAAACAGTAGTTTTAGCATCAGACATTAGGTTAAAAAATGGCCTAAGTGGAGACATTGATGTTGATGTTGTAGGTCCTGTCGCAGTTAACCCCAAACTTTGTGAGCCCAGCTCTCAGTTTTCCTACACAGttacatctttttttttttttaaatcacagTTACATCTTTATTTAGCatactttttttataaaaaaaaaagatgtgaAGGGGTGAAACTCCAATATAACGTCCAAAGAGGGGCAAAGCTGAAGTTAGACTAACAATTTGCCATCCACAGAAACCAATTACTGTAGTCTGTTTAGTCTCTTCTTCTGGTAGTAATTGTACTAAATTAGATGCTTCAACTCTAGACTGGTTATCTGTATTTGATATTGGTAAATGACTTGCTATACCAATGAGTTGGGAGGGGGGGAAATCCTAGCTCATGTATCTTGTGAAGTTGGAAACATTTCCCAGTGAACAGATGTTAATGAATAGATGACTTCCATTTTTATAAGACAAGGCAATCATTTAAGGTTCTAAGTTTGCTATCTTAAGCATTCTACTCGATTTATAGAAAAACAAACTCAACTTGAAGGTTTCAAGTTCCTTTGTATCTTGTCTACAGATTATAACACAGCCAAGCGAACAACTTATAGCAATACCTAAAGATCATGTTATGCTATTACGCATAATCACTAAAATTAATTCGATAATTACTCTAAACCCCTCAACCAAATCAGAGCATTCAAACATGCTTAATTTATCTAGCAAGTAGATTAAGAATTAAGGCCGAAGATCATTAAccagaaaagaaaattaaaatataaggaTAAAGGAATCAACCTTCTCGGAGTAGAGGCAAGAAACGCAGGCGCCAGAAGGAGAGCAATCGAAGGTAAGATTACTGCCCCGGGGTTTTTCTTTGAAACCGAGTAAAGTTCTGCGGCCGAGGCTTCCATTTCTGTTTCATAAAGAATGAGAGCTTAAAACCCATACAAGTTTCGATCGAAATGTCGGTAGAAGATTACAAATAAATTGACTTACTCGGTATGATCTGAGGCGTGTAGTAAAGATGAAAAAGAGAGCAGCGACGCTGCTAGGTAGAACGGAAGAAAAGTATGATAAAATCGTGAATTCCATTTCCATGGTTCCATTTCTCCTCTTTTTGCAGCTTGGCTTGGCTACTGAATGCGATCATTTTCTGCAACGAATCTGGTTTTGTGATTATTATTAGTAGACGTGTCTCTCGTGTCCTAGTTAAaatgttactttgtttttaggtagaaaattctgaaaataataatatttggttttttttatctcaaagtATTTGGTTTTAAGCTGTATGGGCCTTGCCGGACTATGGAAGTACTCTCACATACGAGAGGAAGTTGGGCTTGTAAACATTGGTTGTTATTGCTTtggattaattaatattaaatatattttttttaataaaaaagaacaGTGAATTAATGAGCCAAACCAGTTGTCATGTTCTTAGAGATTGTGCTGGAAGTAAGACCGTACGGAGGAAAGTTCTATCTGAGCAGTGTCTTTCTACTTTCTTTTCCTATTCAGAACAAGACTGGTTTAAGGAGGGTGTTGAAGTGAAGTTGTTGGCTGAGCTCTAACATGGAGTAATTATGTTTGCTGTGGTCTGCCACCAAATTTGGCATTGGAGGAATGTTGAGGTATTTGGAGAAGGAGCGGTTGTCATTCCTAATTTGCTGGctttcttcttcagaaaagttaATTCAATAATTAAGAGCTTCAAGGTTAATAGTTTAGCAGGTTCTATCCAAAAGACGATTGTTCATCTGATGGGTTGGGATAGACCAGGTGAAGTGATGGTAAAGTTGAACATCGATGGGTTGCGTAAAGAGAACGGAAGAATTGCTGTCGGCGGTGTATTGAAAGATGCAGGAGGTGCTTGGTTGTCAGGTTTTGTTCAGAATCTGGGTTTAGGCTCCTCTTTTATtgctgagctctggggtatcttttcTGGGCTTAGGGTGGCAGAGGATCTGGGGATTAGGAGGCTGCTAGTGGAGTCAGATAATCTCGAAGCAGTCAAGatgatttctgataaaaggGCTCTGTGTTTAGGGGGCCAGAATTTAGTTAAAGCAATTAAAAGGATTTGCTCCTCTTTCGATTCTATCAACTTTTGCCATGTTTTCAGGGAGTAGAATCGAGTGGCAGATCGGCTTGCTGCTGAGGGCCATGAGAGGGCTTTGAGCGtctctattttctcttctcctcctgatttcctgttatctttgctttctgaagatattgtgggggttagctttcctaggctaattccgGGTTAATTTGTTGTGTTGTTTGTTTTGTCTTTACTTTCTtttccctaccaaaaaaatGAGCCAAATCTTGACAAAATTGTAACAATGAGTCAGAAACAGAActcggtaataaattaaaaaatgaaggGCAAGTGGATAAATGAAAAGACTATGCTAACACATGTGCCATCTCATTCGCTTGCCGccgtatccatttgactgagtaagagtcatttgatgttagaatcgatagtatttgaataattctatccCAAAATTCAGAATCATCAACAGATCTAAAATTTATTGCATTAATCACTTGTTTAGCATCGGATTCGAAAACCACATTCTTTATTCCACCAGCTTCTAACCATTGTATAGCCTGTAGTAGAGCTTCGACCTCACATTCTCGTGTTGTCGGACAACATAACAGACCCGCACATCTCCCCATTACAAACTGTCCATTTGCATCTCTTACTGCAGCTCCCATCCCTGCACGACCATCAACGTTAAAACATGCGACATCAACACAACACGAGACAAAAACTTCTGATGGCGGGTGCCAAGCCGTGCAACCAGTAGATGAAATATTTTCTGCTACTGTATTTCTGATCTGTTGTTCTCCCGTACCAGTCTGATTCCTCAATGCATTAGCTTTTGACCAATCGTTAAGTACAGTGCAAGCTTGCGCCATTATTTGATCTGTTGTGCGGATCTCATACTGCCAAAGACGTGTATTTCTAGCCT encodes:
- the LOC136218105 gene encoding uncharacterized protein gives rise to the protein MEPWKWNSRFYHTFLPFYLAASLLSFSSLLHASDHTENGSLGRRTLLGFKEKPRGSNLTFDCSPSGACVSCLYSEKNDEKYRCSETGYRIPLKCVEVKDGSKKGIEKKSQTSRSAIEYTNEKENPFVKLHEASSNMYRSLLDGSSTLENGSQGYITYRSCIPPVNEEKLSVIGFEGIILCLFLISGSAVYFRKKQSATMSGVGGGRIQMARF